From the Lepus europaeus isolate LE1 chromosome 12, mLepTim1.pri, whole genome shotgun sequence genome, one window contains:
- the RANBP6 gene encoding ran-binding protein 6 isoform X3 has translation MKISQDPHPRVRAAACTTLGQMATDFAPSFQKKFHETVIAALLRTMENQGNQRVQSHAASALIIFIEDCPKSLLVLYLDNMVKNLHSILVIKLQELIRNGTKLALEQLVTTIASVADTIEEKFVPYYDIFMPSLKHIVELAIQKDLKLLRGKTIECISHVGLAVGKEKFLQDASNVMQLLLKTQSDLNNMEDDDPQTSYMVSAWARMCKILGKDFQQYLPLVIEPLIKTASAKPDVALLDTQDVENMSDDDGWQFVNLGDQQSFGIKTSGLEAKATACQMLVYYAKELKEGFVEYTEQVVKLMVPLLKFYFHDNVRVAAAESMPFLLECAKLHSPEYLSQMWQFICDPLIKAIGTEPDTDVLSEIMNSFAKSIEVMGDGCLNDEHLEELGGILKAKLEGHFKNQELRQVKRQEENYDQQVEMSLQDEDECDVYILTKVSDILHSLFSTYKEKILPWFEQLLPLIVNLICSSRPWPDRQWGLCIFDDIIEHCSPTSFKYVEYFRWPMLLNMRDNNPEVRQAAAYGLGVMAQFGGDDYRSLCSEAVPLLVKVIKCANSKTKKNVIATENCISAIGKILKFKPNCINVDEVLPHWLSWLPLHEDKEEALQTLSFLCDLIESNHPVVIGPNNSNLPKIISIIAEGKINETINFEDPCAKRLANVIRQVQTSEELWLECISQLNDEQQEALQELLNFA, from the exons atgaaaatatcccAG GATCCTCATCCAAGGGTGAGGGCTGCAGCCTGTACTACACTTGGACAGATGGCTACAGACTTTGCACCCAGTTTCCAAAAGAAATTCCATGAAACAGTCATTGCAGCCCTGTTGCGTACCATGGAGAATCAAGGTAATCAGCGTGTGCAGTCACATGCGGCTTCTgctcttattatttttattgaagaCTGCCCCAAATCATTGCTAGTTCTGTATTTGGATAATATGGTAAAAAATCTACATTCCATCTTGGTGATTAAACTTCAGGAGTTGATTCGCAATGGAACTAAGTTGGCTTTAGAACAACTTGTGACAACCATTGCCTCAGTTGCCGAtacaatagaagaaaaatttgtCCCATATTATGATATATTTATGCCCTCACTAAAGCACATTGTTGAGCTTGCCATTCAGAAGGACCTCAAGCTTCTGAGAGGAAAAACTATTGAGTGCATTAGCCATGTTGGTCTTGCTGTTGGGAAGGAAAAATTTTTGCAGGATGCATCAAATGTGATGCAGCTGTTGTTGAAGACACAATCAGACTTAAATAATATGGAAGATGATGACCCTCAGACCTCGTACATGGTTTCAGCTTGGGCTAGAATGTgtaaaattcttggaaaagatttTCAACAGTACCTACCACTGGTTATTGAGCCTCTTATTAAGACTGCTTCAGCTAAACCTGATGTTGCTCTCCTAGACACACAAGATGTTGAGAACATGAGTGATGATGATGGCTGGCAATTTGTGAATCTTGGAGACCAGCAAAGTTTTGGAATTAAAACTTCAGGACTTGAAGCAAAAGCAACTGCTTGTCAGATGTTGGTTTACTATGCTAAGGAGTTAAAAGAAGGATTTGTGGAATATACAGAACAAGTTGTGAAGCTTATGGTTCctttactgaaattttatttccatGACAATGTTCGAGTGGCAGCAGCAGAATCCATGCCTTTTCTCCTGGAATGTGCAAAACTGCATAGCCCAGAGTATCTTTCACAGATGTGGCAATTTATATGTGATCCCTTAATCAAGGCTATTGGGACTGAACCTGATACAGATGTACTCTCAGAAATAATGAATTCTTTCGCAAAGTCCATTGAAGTAATGGGAGATGGTTGCCTTAATGATGAACATTTGGAAGAACTGGGAGGAATATTGAAAGCAAAACTTGAGGGACACTTTAAAAACCAAGAATTGCGACAGgtgaagagacaggaagaaaactACGACCAACAGGTTGAGATGTCTCTGCAAGATGAGGATGAATGTGATGTTTATATTCTGACCAAAGTATCAGATATTTTGCACTCATTATTTAGTACTTACAAGGAAAAGATTTTACCGTGGTTTGAACAGTTACTTCCATTAATTGTCAATCTAATTTGTTCAAGTAGGCCATGGCCAGACAGGCAGTGGGGACTGTGCATATTTGATGATATCATAGAGCACTGCAGTCCAACTTCATTTAAATATGTAGAATATTTTCGGTGGCCAATGCTGCTAAATATGAGAGATAACAACCCTGAAGTCAGGCAAGCTGCTGCTTATGGCctgggtgttatggcacagtttGGTGGCGATGATTATCGTTCTTTATGTTCAGAAGCTGTTCCACTGCTGGTAAAAGTTATTAAGTGTGCAaattccaaaaccaaaaaaaatgtCATTGCTACAGAGAACTGTATCTCAGCAATAGGGAAGATTTTGAAGTTTAAGCCTAACTGTATAAATGTGGATGAAGTTCTTCCACATTGGTTATCATGGCTTCCACTGCATGAAGATAAAGAGGAAGCTCTTCAGACTTTGAGTTTTCTCTGTGACTTAATTGAAAGTAACCACCCAGTTGTAATTGGTCCCAATAATTCCAATCTCCCCAAAATAATTAGTATAATTGCCGAAGGAAAAATTAATGAGACTATTAATTTTGAAGATCCTTGTGCCAAACGCCTAGCTAATGTCATCCGACAGGTACAGACTTCTGAAGAATTATGGTTGGAATGCATATCCCAACTCAATGATGAACAACAGGAAGCCTTACAGGAGTTACTAAATTTTGCTTGA
- the RANBP6 gene encoding ran-binding protein 6 isoform X4, which translates to MAAAGAAGVPAAVSEKQEFYQLLKNLINPSCMVRRQAEEIYENIPGSSSKGEGCSLYYTWTDGYRLCTQFPKEIP; encoded by the exons ATGGCGGCGGCCGGGGCTGCAGGGGTGCCGGCGGCCGTGTCAGAAAAGCAAGAGTTTTACCAGCTTCTGAAGAACCTGATCAATCCAAGCTGTATGGTGCGGAGACAAGCagaggaaatatatgaaaatatcccAG GATCCTCATCCAAGGGTGAGGGCTGCAGCCTGTACTACACTTGGACAGATGGCTACAGACTTTGCACCCAGTTTCCAAAAGAAATTCCATGA
- the RANBP6 gene encoding ran-binding protein 6 isoform X2 yields MAAAGAAGVPAAVSEKQEFYQLLKNLINPSCMVRRQAEEIYENIPGLCKTTFLLDAVRNRRAGYEVRQMAAALLRRLLSSGFEEVYPNLPSDVQRDVKIELILAVKLETHASMRKKLCDIFAVLARNLIDEDGTNHWPEGLKFLIDSIYSKNVVLWEVALHVFWHFPGIFGNQERHDLDIIKRLLDQCIQDQEHPAIRTLSARAAAAFVLANENNVALFKDFADLLPGILQAVNDSCYQDDDSVLESLVEIADTVPKYLGPYLEDTLQLSLKLCGDSRLSNLQRQLALEVIVTLSETATPMLKKHTNIIAQAIPFILAMMVDLQDDEDWVNADEMEEDDFDSNAVAAESALDRLACGLGGKIVLPMTKEHILQMLQSPDWKYRHAGLMALSAIGEGCHQQMEPILDETVNSVLLFLQDPHPRVRAAACTTLGQMATDFAPSFQKKFHETVIAALLRTMENQDTQDVENMSDDDGWQFVNLGDQQSFGIKTSGLEAKATACQMLVYYAKELKEGFVEYTEQVVKLMVPLLKFYFHDNVRVAAAESMPFLLECAKLHSPEYLSQMWQFICDPLIKAIGTEPDTDVLSEIMNSFAKSIEVMGDGCLNDEHLEELGGILKAKLEGHFKNQELRQVKRQEENYDQQVEMSLQDEDECDVYILTKVSDILHSLFSTYKEKILPWFEQLLPLIVNLICSSRPWPDRQWGLCIFDDIIEHCSPTSFKYVEYFRWPMLLNMRDNNPEVRQAAAYGLGVMAQFGGDDYRSLCSEAVPLLVKVIKCANSKTKKNVIATENCISAIGKILKFKPNCINVDEVLPHWLSWLPLHEDKEEALQTLSFLCDLIESNHPVVIGPNNSNLPKIISIIAEGKINETINFEDPCAKRLANVIRQVQTSEELWLECISQLNDEQQEALQELLNFA; encoded by the exons ATGGCGGCGGCCGGGGCTGCAGGGGTGCCGGCGGCCGTGTCAGAAAAGCAAGAGTTTTACCAGCTTCTGAAGAACCTGATCAATCCAAGCTGTATGGTGCGGAGACAAGCagaggaaatatatgaaaatatcccAGGTCTGTGTAAAACTACATTCCTCTTAGATGCCGTCAGAAATAGAAGAGCGGGTTATGAGGTGAGACAAATGGCTGCCGCACTGCTACGACGGCTTTTGTCCTCTGGGTTTGAGGAGGTGTATCCAAATCTGCCTTCTGATGTTCAGAGGGATGTCAAGATTGAGCTGATACTGGCTGTTAAGTTAGAGACGCATGCTAGCATGAGGAAAAAACTTTGTGATATCTTTGCGGTGCTGGCCAGGAATTTGATTGATGAGGATGGCACCAACCACTGGCCAGAAGGTCTGAAGTTTCTTATTGATTCTATCTACTCTAAAAATGTGGTTCTGTGGGAAGTTGCACTTCACGTTTTCTGGCACTTTCCTGGGATTTTTGGCAACCAGGAGCGGCACGATTTGGATATCATCAAACGGTTATTGGACCAATGTATTCAAGATCAAGAACATCCAGCAATCAGGACATTATCCGCTAGAGCTGCTGCTGCCTTTGTCCTTGCTAATGAGAATAATGTTGCTCTTTTCAAAGACTTTGCAGACTTGCTTCCTGGAATCTTACAGGCTGTTAATGACTCATGCTACCAAGATGATGATTCAGTGCTAGAATCCCTTGTTGAAATTGCGGATACggtacctaagtacttgggtccttacttGGAAGATACCCTACAATTGAGTCTGAAGTTATGTGGAGACTCTAGGCTCAGTAATCTGCAACGCCAGCTGGCCCTCGAAGTAATAGTGACTTTGTCTGAAACTGCAACCCCCATGTTgaaaaaacatacaaatattaTTGCACAGGCAATTCCTTTTATATTAGCAATGATGGTTGATCTACAAGATGATGAGGACTGGGTAAATGCTGATGAAATGGAGGAAGATGATTTTGACAGCAATGCAGTTGCTGCTGAGAGTGCACTAGACAGACTGGCATGTGGACTTGGTGGAAAAATTGTTTTACCAATGACCAAGGAGCATATCCTGCAGATGCTTCAGAGCCCTGACTGGAAATACCGACATGCCGGATTAATGGCCTTATCTGCCATTGGAGAAGGATGCCATCAGCAAATGGAACCAATTCTAGATGAAACAGTTAACTCTGTTCTGCTTTTTCTTCAGGATCCTCATCCAAGGGTGAGGGCTGCAGCCTGTACTACACTTGGACAGATGGCTACAGACTTTGCACCCAGTTTCCAAAAGAAATTCCATGAAACAGTCATTGCAGCCCTGTTGCGTACCATGGAGAATCAAG ACACACAAGATGTTGAGAACATGAGTGATGATGATGGCTGGCAATTTGTGAATCTTGGAGACCAGCAAAGTTTTGGAATTAAAACTTCAGGACTTGAAGCAAAAGCAACTGCTTGTCAGATGTTGGTTTACTATGCTAAGGAGTTAAAAGAAGGATTTGTGGAATATACAGAACAAGTTGTGAAGCTTATGGTTCctttactgaaattttatttccatGACAATGTTCGAGTGGCAGCAGCAGAATCCATGCCTTTTCTCCTGGAATGTGCAAAACTGCATAGCCCAGAGTATCTTTCACAGATGTGGCAATTTATATGTGATCCCTTAATCAAGGCTATTGGGACTGAACCTGATACAGATGTACTCTCAGAAATAATGAATTCTTTCGCAAAGTCCATTGAAGTAATGGGAGATGGTTGCCTTAATGATGAACATTTGGAAGAACTGGGAGGAATATTGAAAGCAAAACTTGAGGGACACTTTAAAAACCAAGAATTGCGACAGgtgaagagacaggaagaaaactACGACCAACAGGTTGAGATGTCTCTGCAAGATGAGGATGAATGTGATGTTTATATTCTGACCAAAGTATCAGATATTTTGCACTCATTATTTAGTACTTACAAGGAAAAGATTTTACCGTGGTTTGAACAGTTACTTCCATTAATTGTCAATCTAATTTGTTCAAGTAGGCCATGGCCAGACAGGCAGTGGGGACTGTGCATATTTGATGATATCATAGAGCACTGCAGTCCAACTTCATTTAAATATGTAGAATATTTTCGGTGGCCAATGCTGCTAAATATGAGAGATAACAACCCTGAAGTCAGGCAAGCTGCTGCTTATGGCctgggtgttatggcacagtttGGTGGCGATGATTATCGTTCTTTATGTTCAGAAGCTGTTCCACTGCTGGTAAAAGTTATTAAGTGTGCAaattccaaaaccaaaaaaaatgtCATTGCTACAGAGAACTGTATCTCAGCAATAGGGAAGATTTTGAAGTTTAAGCCTAACTGTATAAATGTGGATGAAGTTCTTCCACATTGGTTATCATGGCTTCCACTGCATGAAGATAAAGAGGAAGCTCTTCAGACTTTGAGTTTTCTCTGTGACTTAATTGAAAGTAACCACCCAGTTGTAATTGGTCCCAATAATTCCAATCTCCCCAAAATAATTAGTATAATTGCCGAAGGAAAAATTAATGAGACTATTAATTTTGAAGATCCTTGTGCCAAACGCCTAGCTAATGTCATCCGACAGGTACAGACTTCTGAAGAATTATGGTTGGAATGCATATCCCAACTCAATGATGAACAACAGGAAGCCTTACAGGAGTTACTAAATTTTGCTTGA
- the RANBP6 gene encoding ran-binding protein 6 isoform X1, giving the protein MAAAGAAGVPAAVSEKQEFYQLLKNLINPSCMVRRQAEEIYENIPGLCKTTFLLDAVRNRRAGYEVRQMAAALLRRLLSSGFEEVYPNLPSDVQRDVKIELILAVKLETHASMRKKLCDIFAVLARNLIDEDGTNHWPEGLKFLIDSIYSKNVVLWEVALHVFWHFPGIFGNQERHDLDIIKRLLDQCIQDQEHPAIRTLSARAAAAFVLANENNVALFKDFADLLPGILQAVNDSCYQDDDSVLESLVEIADTVPKYLGPYLEDTLQLSLKLCGDSRLSNLQRQLALEVIVTLSETATPMLKKHTNIIAQAIPFILAMMVDLQDDEDWVNADEMEEDDFDSNAVAAESALDRLACGLGGKIVLPMTKEHILQMLQSPDWKYRHAGLMALSAIGEGCHQQMEPILDETVNSVLLFLQDPHPRVRAAACTTLGQMATDFAPSFQKKFHETVIAALLRTMENQGNQRVQSHAASALIIFIEDCPKSLLVLYLDNMVKNLHSILVIKLQELIRNGTKLALEQLVTTIASVADTIEEKFVPYYDIFMPSLKHIVELAIQKDLKLLRGKTIECISHVGLAVGKEKFLQDASNVMQLLLKTQSDLNNMEDDDPQTSYMVSAWARMCKILGKDFQQYLPLVIEPLIKTASAKPDVALLDTQDVENMSDDDGWQFVNLGDQQSFGIKTSGLEAKATACQMLVYYAKELKEGFVEYTEQVVKLMVPLLKFYFHDNVRVAAAESMPFLLECAKLHSPEYLSQMWQFICDPLIKAIGTEPDTDVLSEIMNSFAKSIEVMGDGCLNDEHLEELGGILKAKLEGHFKNQELRQVKRQEENYDQQVEMSLQDEDECDVYILTKVSDILHSLFSTYKEKILPWFEQLLPLIVNLICSSRPWPDRQWGLCIFDDIIEHCSPTSFKYVEYFRWPMLLNMRDNNPEVRQAAAYGLGVMAQFGGDDYRSLCSEAVPLLVKVIKCANSKTKKNVIATENCISAIGKILKFKPNCINVDEVLPHWLSWLPLHEDKEEALQTLSFLCDLIESNHPVVIGPNNSNLPKIISIIAEGKINETINFEDPCAKRLANVIRQVQTSEELWLECISQLNDEQQEALQELLNFA; this is encoded by the coding sequence ATGGCGGCGGCCGGGGCTGCAGGGGTGCCGGCGGCCGTGTCAGAAAAGCAAGAGTTTTACCAGCTTCTGAAGAACCTGATCAATCCAAGCTGTATGGTGCGGAGACAAGCagaggaaatatatgaaaatatcccAGGTCTGTGTAAAACTACATTCCTCTTAGATGCCGTCAGAAATAGAAGAGCGGGTTATGAGGTGAGACAAATGGCTGCCGCACTGCTACGACGGCTTTTGTCCTCTGGGTTTGAGGAGGTGTATCCAAATCTGCCTTCTGATGTTCAGAGGGATGTCAAGATTGAGCTGATACTGGCTGTTAAGTTAGAGACGCATGCTAGCATGAGGAAAAAACTTTGTGATATCTTTGCGGTGCTGGCCAGGAATTTGATTGATGAGGATGGCACCAACCACTGGCCAGAAGGTCTGAAGTTTCTTATTGATTCTATCTACTCTAAAAATGTGGTTCTGTGGGAAGTTGCACTTCACGTTTTCTGGCACTTTCCTGGGATTTTTGGCAACCAGGAGCGGCACGATTTGGATATCATCAAACGGTTATTGGACCAATGTATTCAAGATCAAGAACATCCAGCAATCAGGACATTATCCGCTAGAGCTGCTGCTGCCTTTGTCCTTGCTAATGAGAATAATGTTGCTCTTTTCAAAGACTTTGCAGACTTGCTTCCTGGAATCTTACAGGCTGTTAATGACTCATGCTACCAAGATGATGATTCAGTGCTAGAATCCCTTGTTGAAATTGCGGATACggtacctaagtacttgggtccttacttGGAAGATACCCTACAATTGAGTCTGAAGTTATGTGGAGACTCTAGGCTCAGTAATCTGCAACGCCAGCTGGCCCTCGAAGTAATAGTGACTTTGTCTGAAACTGCAACCCCCATGTTgaaaaaacatacaaatattaTTGCACAGGCAATTCCTTTTATATTAGCAATGATGGTTGATCTACAAGATGATGAGGACTGGGTAAATGCTGATGAAATGGAGGAAGATGATTTTGACAGCAATGCAGTTGCTGCTGAGAGTGCACTAGACAGACTGGCATGTGGACTTGGTGGAAAAATTGTTTTACCAATGACCAAGGAGCATATCCTGCAGATGCTTCAGAGCCCTGACTGGAAATACCGACATGCCGGATTAATGGCCTTATCTGCCATTGGAGAAGGATGCCATCAGCAAATGGAACCAATTCTAGATGAAACAGTTAACTCTGTTCTGCTTTTTCTTCAGGATCCTCATCCAAGGGTGAGGGCTGCAGCCTGTACTACACTTGGACAGATGGCTACAGACTTTGCACCCAGTTTCCAAAAGAAATTCCATGAAACAGTCATTGCAGCCCTGTTGCGTACCATGGAGAATCAAGGTAATCAGCGTGTGCAGTCACATGCGGCTTCTgctcttattatttttattgaagaCTGCCCCAAATCATTGCTAGTTCTGTATTTGGATAATATGGTAAAAAATCTACATTCCATCTTGGTGATTAAACTTCAGGAGTTGATTCGCAATGGAACTAAGTTGGCTTTAGAACAACTTGTGACAACCATTGCCTCAGTTGCCGAtacaatagaagaaaaatttgtCCCATATTATGATATATTTATGCCCTCACTAAAGCACATTGTTGAGCTTGCCATTCAGAAGGACCTCAAGCTTCTGAGAGGAAAAACTATTGAGTGCATTAGCCATGTTGGTCTTGCTGTTGGGAAGGAAAAATTTTTGCAGGATGCATCAAATGTGATGCAGCTGTTGTTGAAGACACAATCAGACTTAAATAATATGGAAGATGATGACCCTCAGACCTCGTACATGGTTTCAGCTTGGGCTAGAATGTgtaaaattcttggaaaagatttTCAACAGTACCTACCACTGGTTATTGAGCCTCTTATTAAGACTGCTTCAGCTAAACCTGATGTTGCTCTCCTAGACACACAAGATGTTGAGAACATGAGTGATGATGATGGCTGGCAATTTGTGAATCTTGGAGACCAGCAAAGTTTTGGAATTAAAACTTCAGGACTTGAAGCAAAAGCAACTGCTTGTCAGATGTTGGTTTACTATGCTAAGGAGTTAAAAGAAGGATTTGTGGAATATACAGAACAAGTTGTGAAGCTTATGGTTCctttactgaaattttatttccatGACAATGTTCGAGTGGCAGCAGCAGAATCCATGCCTTTTCTCCTGGAATGTGCAAAACTGCATAGCCCAGAGTATCTTTCACAGATGTGGCAATTTATATGTGATCCCTTAATCAAGGCTATTGGGACTGAACCTGATACAGATGTACTCTCAGAAATAATGAATTCTTTCGCAAAGTCCATTGAAGTAATGGGAGATGGTTGCCTTAATGATGAACATTTGGAAGAACTGGGAGGAATATTGAAAGCAAAACTTGAGGGACACTTTAAAAACCAAGAATTGCGACAGgtgaagagacaggaagaaaactACGACCAACAGGTTGAGATGTCTCTGCAAGATGAGGATGAATGTGATGTTTATATTCTGACCAAAGTATCAGATATTTTGCACTCATTATTTAGTACTTACAAGGAAAAGATTTTACCGTGGTTTGAACAGTTACTTCCATTAATTGTCAATCTAATTTGTTCAAGTAGGCCATGGCCAGACAGGCAGTGGGGACTGTGCATATTTGATGATATCATAGAGCACTGCAGTCCAACTTCATTTAAATATGTAGAATATTTTCGGTGGCCAATGCTGCTAAATATGAGAGATAACAACCCTGAAGTCAGGCAAGCTGCTGCTTATGGCctgggtgttatggcacagtttGGTGGCGATGATTATCGTTCTTTATGTTCAGAAGCTGTTCCACTGCTGGTAAAAGTTATTAAGTGTGCAaattccaaaaccaaaaaaaatgtCATTGCTACAGAGAACTGTATCTCAGCAATAGGGAAGATTTTGAAGTTTAAGCCTAACTGTATAAATGTGGATGAAGTTCTTCCACATTGGTTATCATGGCTTCCACTGCATGAAGATAAAGAGGAAGCTCTTCAGACTTTGAGTTTTCTCTGTGACTTAATTGAAAGTAACCACCCAGTTGTAATTGGTCCCAATAATTCCAATCTCCCCAAAATAATTAGTATAATTGCCGAAGGAAAAATTAATGAGACTATTAATTTTGAAGATCCTTGTGCCAAACGCCTAGCTAATGTCATCCGACAGGTACAGACTTCTGAAGAATTATGGTTGGAATGCATATCCCAACTCAATGATGAACAACAGGAAGCCTTACAGGAGTTACTAAATTTTGCTTGA